One genomic window of Sporosarcina ureae includes the following:
- the gatB gene encoding Asp-tRNA(Asn)/Glu-tRNA(Gln) amidotransferase subunit GatB, producing MNFETIVGLEIHVELKTDTKIMSPAPAHFGAEPNKNIHVTDIAYPGVLPTLNKKAVEFGMKASMALNCDVAPIMNFDRKHYFYPDNPKAYQISQDKRPVGANGWIEIEVDGKKKKIRIERVHLEEDAGKLTHTENGHSLVDLNRQGTPLIEIVTEADVRSPEEAYAFLEKLKAIIQYTGVSDVRMEEGSLRCDANISLRPFGQEKFGTKTELKNLNSFNFIRRGIANEVARQEKILLSGGTIQQETRRYDEATGDTVLMRIKGSANDYRFINDPDLPEVHIEQEWIDRVRKEIPELPDARKARYVSELDLPEYDAHVLTLTKEMSDFFDATVKAGADPKLASNWLMGDVSAYLNAESKELHDTSLTPENLAQLVKLITDGTISSKIAKKVFTDLVKKGGNPADIVKEKGLVQISDEGTLRTIITEILDNNEQSIEDFKNGKDRAVGFLVGQVMKATKGQANPPLVNKLLMEEIKKR from the coding sequence ATGAACTTCGAAACAATAGTTGGATTAGAAATCCACGTAGAGCTTAAAACAGATACTAAAATCATGTCTCCGGCACCCGCTCATTTTGGTGCAGAGCCGAATAAAAATATTCACGTAACAGACATCGCATATCCTGGTGTTTTACCTACGTTAAATAAAAAAGCTGTTGAATTTGGAATGAAGGCATCTATGGCATTGAACTGTGACGTTGCGCCGATTATGAACTTTGACCGTAAACACTACTTCTATCCTGATAATCCAAAAGCATACCAAATCTCTCAAGACAAGCGTCCTGTAGGAGCAAACGGTTGGATTGAAATTGAAGTAGACGGCAAAAAGAAAAAAATTCGCATTGAACGTGTACATTTAGAGGAAGATGCAGGGAAGCTGACCCATACAGAAAATGGACACTCATTAGTAGACTTAAACCGTCAAGGAACACCGTTAATCGAAATCGTTACAGAAGCAGACGTGCGTTCTCCAGAGGAAGCATATGCATTTCTAGAAAAGCTGAAAGCGATCATTCAATATACGGGAGTATCTGACGTACGTATGGAAGAAGGCTCACTTCGTTGTGATGCCAATATATCATTACGTCCATTCGGTCAAGAAAAGTTTGGAACGAAGACAGAGTTGAAAAACTTGAACTCGTTTAACTTTATTCGTCGTGGAATTGCAAATGAAGTAGCTCGTCAGGAGAAAATCCTTTTGTCTGGCGGTACCATTCAACAAGAAACTCGTCGTTATGACGAAGCAACTGGCGACACAGTATTGATGCGGATCAAAGGCAGTGCCAATGATTATCGCTTTATTAACGATCCTGACTTACCTGAAGTTCATATCGAACAAGAATGGATTGACCGTGTCCGTAAAGAAATTCCTGAATTACCAGATGCTCGTAAAGCACGTTATGTGTCTGAACTAGATCTTCCGGAATATGACGCACACGTATTGACTTTAACAAAAGAAATGTCTGATTTCTTTGATGCCACAGTAAAAGCTGGAGCGGATCCCAAATTGGCTTCCAACTGGTTGATGGGCGATGTATCGGCATATCTAAATGCAGAATCGAAAGAACTGCATGATACTTCATTGACGCCTGAAAACTTGGCGCAACTTGTAAAACTGATTACAGATGGTACAATTTCTTCTAAAATCGCGAAAAAAGTATTTACTGATCTCGTGAAAAAAGGTGGGAATCCTGCTGATATCGTCAAAGAAAAAGGACTTGTTCAAATTTCCGACGAAGGTACATTGCGTACAATTATTACCGAAATCCTGGACAATAACGAACAATCAATAGAAGACTTTAAAAATGGTAAGGATCGCGCAGTTGGGTTCTTAGTTGGACAAGTTATGAAAGCAACAAAAGGCCAAGCAAATCCACCGCTTGTTAATAAATTATTGATGGAAGAGATCAAGAAGCGCTAA
- a CDS encoding NUDIX hydrolase, which yields MKRVKRKVIAYITKGEGRHRKLLVYEQKDQPEAGLQVPGGTIERNELLLDALYREIEEESGIVRDELILEGKVKASKYFPEDKNVIYERTIFHFSYIGENKHEWEHIVEGEGKDAGQLFSYRWMPLKEVPKLAAKQGEAIEYI from the coding sequence ATGAAAAGAGTTAAAAGAAAAGTTATCGCGTATATTACAAAAGGGGAAGGCAGACATCGTAAATTGCTCGTATATGAGCAAAAGGATCAGCCTGAAGCAGGTTTACAAGTTCCTGGTGGTACTATCGAACGCAACGAACTATTATTGGATGCGTTATATCGAGAAATCGAAGAAGAATCCGGTATCGTGCGTGATGAACTTATACTAGAAGGTAAAGTTAAAGCTTCAAAATATTTCCCAGAAGATAAGAATGTAATTTACGAACGTACAATTTTCCATTTTTCCTATATAGGAGAAAACAAGCACGAATGGGAACATATCGTAGAAGGCGAAGGAAAAGACGCAGGTCAATTATTCAGCTATCGTTGGATGCCGTTGAAAGAAGTGCCAAAGTTAGCTGCTAAACAAGGAGAAGCGATTGAATACATCTGA
- a CDS encoding thioredoxin family protein — MKTEQQYFEDAVSLQTYMDKMATHKENSFLIYHAFEVPQDDEFIELLKEKQPHILVITEDWCGDAMLNNPILRKITEAANIDVRAVLRDENPELIDRYLTNGGRSIPMYLLLNAAGEVVGKWGPRASVLQKYVMDGRAKLPAKAASDFEEKQKMFYTQLMAEFTAKPENWLAVYSDIRSTWLPVLQLSQ; from the coding sequence TTGAAAACAGAACAACAATATTTTGAAGATGCTGTATCACTTCAAACGTATATGGACAAAATGGCAACACATAAGGAAAACAGTTTTTTGATCTATCATGCATTTGAAGTACCACAGGATGATGAATTTATTGAATTGCTGAAAGAAAAGCAACCCCATATATTAGTTATTACAGAAGACTGGTGTGGCGATGCAATGCTGAATAATCCAATCCTTCGAAAAATTACGGAAGCTGCCAATATAGACGTTCGCGCTGTGTTGAGGGATGAAAATCCAGAGCTGATTGATCGATATTTAACGAATGGTGGACGTTCGATTCCTATGTATTTACTATTAAACGCAGCGGGTGAGGTAGTTGGAAAATGGGGGCCACGGGCATCAGTTCTTCAAAAGTATGTGATGGATGGTCGTGCGAAACTACCAGCTAAAGCCGCTTCTGATTTTGAAGAGAAACAAAAAATGTTTTATACTCAGTTGATGGCTGAATTTACAGCTAAACCTGAAAATTGGCTTGCTGTTTATAGTGATATTCGGTCGACATGGCTTCCAGTTCTACAATTGTCTCAGTAA
- a CDS encoding cupin domain-containing protein, with protein sequence MNQAEYSSVLSHRSRTDHGPMLFTIDIEEATKRNQTFRTVLWTGDHLQLTLISIAPGEDIGLEMHPHIDQFIWIEEGQGMVQIGRRKDQVDFERHVQDHNIIIIPAGAWHNLLNASTIPIKLYSIYAPPNHPHGTIHETKAIAEEMESSHTADNKYI encoded by the coding sequence ATGAATCAAGCCGAATATTCATCTGTACTATCACACCGTAGTCGAACAGATCATGGTCCTATGCTTTTCACGATTGATATCGAAGAAGCAACAAAACGCAACCAAACGTTTCGCACCGTATTATGGACAGGTGACCATTTGCAGCTCACACTTATAAGTATTGCACCGGGAGAGGATATTGGTTTGGAAATGCACCCACATATCGATCAATTTATTTGGATTGAGGAAGGGCAGGGTATGGTTCAGATAGGACGTAGAAAAGATCAAGTAGATTTCGAGCGACACGTTCAAGATCATAATATTATTATTATTCCAGCTGGTGCTTGGCATAATTTACTAAACGCAAGTACTATTCCTATCAAATTGTATTCTATTTATGCACCGCCAAATCATCCGCACGGAACAATTCATGAAACGAAGGCTATCGCAGAAGAAATGGAGTCCTCACATACTGCTGACAATAAATATATCTAG
- a CDS encoding cytochrome d ubiquinol oxidase subunit II gives MNIEILGITVLWVFLFGYIIIGAIDFGAGFFNAYSLFTGRQRILTNVIQRYLSPVWEVTNVFLVFFFVGIIGFFPKTAFYYGTTLLVPVSFAIILLAVRGSYYAFETYGARGHKGYSFAYGSTGLLLPASLSIVLTISEGGFIELVNGQPVLDYWKLFTSPLTWSIVVLSIAATLYISSAFLTWYANKAGDREATQLLRKYALIWALPTIIAAGGIIFELRKHNPLHYESIQTFWPMFLISFILFLGTVFLIWKQRHYGVAVGLLIGQFMFAFFGYGASHYPYLLYPYLTIYDSFTNQAMAIALIIAFICGLLLLIPSLYLLLRMFLFNKDYVKGKENHHA, from the coding sequence ATGAATATCGAAATTCTAGGGATTACGGTATTGTGGGTGTTTTTGTTCGGTTACATTATAATTGGTGCGATTGATTTTGGAGCTGGATTTTTCAACGCATACAGTTTATTTACGGGCAGACAGCGAATATTGACTAATGTCATTCAGCGCTATTTATCACCAGTCTGGGAAGTAACGAATGTCTTTCTAGTATTTTTCTTTGTGGGAATTATTGGATTCTTCCCAAAAACCGCCTTTTATTATGGCACCACATTGCTAGTCCCGGTTAGTTTTGCCATTATTCTTCTGGCAGTCCGTGGTTCCTACTATGCATTTGAAACGTATGGAGCCCGTGGTCACAAAGGATATTCTTTTGCTTACGGTTCGACGGGTTTATTACTTCCGGCATCACTGTCAATCGTATTGACGATTTCTGAAGGTGGATTTATTGAGTTAGTGAATGGACAGCCGGTTTTAGATTACTGGAAGTTGTTCACTAGCCCACTAACTTGGTCGATTGTAGTGCTCAGTATAGCGGCAACACTTTATATCTCATCCGCATTTTTGACGTGGTATGCGAATAAAGCCGGGGATCGGGAGGCAACGCAACTTTTAAGGAAATACGCGCTTATCTGGGCATTGCCGACGATCATCGCAGCTGGCGGGATTATATTTGAATTGCGTAAGCACAATCCGCTACATTACGAGAGTATTCAAACGTTTTGGCCTATGTTTCTGATATCGTTCATCCTGTTTCTAGGTACGGTTTTCCTTATTTGGAAACAGCGTCATTATGGTGTGGCAGTCGGATTATTAATAGGACAATTCATGTTTGCTTTCTTTGGCTATGGCGCATCGCATTATCCATACTTGCTCTACCCGTACTTGACGATTTACGATAGCTTTACGAACCAAGCAATGGCGATTGCTTTAATCATTGCATTCATATGTGGATTATTATTGCTAATTCCATCGCTTTATTTACTATTACGTATGTTCTTGTTCAATAAAGATTATGTAAAAGGAAAAGAAAATCACCATGCATAA
- the rlmD gene encoding 23S rRNA (uracil(1939)-C(5))-methyltransferase RlmD produces MSFAVNKNEKIRVTIEDLTHDGAGVAKVEGYPLFIPGTLPGETVDVHVLKTLKKYGFAKLVNIVEPSPSRVKPPCHVFPTCGGCQLQHLSYESQLIQKRKSVRDVMDRIAKLPNVPVHEVKGMDDPWRYRNKSQIPFDTENDRIITGFYKARTHHIVDTDVCLIQTKEADELMTMLKYKLQQLGIETYDEHTHKGMLRHVIIRKARQTGQVMVVLVTRHKKFPQKDAVVELIQQQLPNVTSIMQNVNTANTNVIMGNEMVHLYGTDVIIDRIGETEFEISARSFYQINPVQTEVLYQQALDYANLTGNETVVDAYCGIGTISLFLAKQAKEVYGVEIVPQAIEDAKRNAELNGITNTHFEAGPAEEIIPKWYAQGKQFDVLVVDPPRKGCDEKLLETILTYKPKKIVYVSCNPGTLARDLRILEDGGYRTKEVQPVDMFPHSSHVETVALIELK; encoded by the coding sequence ATGAGCTTTGCAGTAAATAAAAATGAAAAAATACGAGTGACAATAGAAGATCTGACACATGATGGGGCAGGCGTTGCGAAAGTAGAAGGCTATCCATTATTTATTCCAGGAACGTTGCCTGGAGAAACAGTCGATGTACATGTATTGAAGACATTGAAGAAATATGGTTTCGCGAAGTTAGTAAATATCGTGGAACCATCCCCATCTCGTGTGAAACCACCTTGCCATGTATTCCCGACATGTGGTGGCTGCCAATTGCAGCATTTGTCCTACGAGAGCCAGTTGATTCAGAAACGCAAATCGGTACGCGATGTAATGGACCGGATCGCTAAGCTTCCAAACGTGCCCGTGCATGAAGTAAAAGGAATGGATGATCCGTGGCGTTACCGCAATAAATCACAAATACCATTTGATACGGAGAACGACCGCATAATTACTGGCTTCTATAAAGCCCGTACACATCACATAGTCGATACAGATGTTTGTCTGATCCAAACGAAAGAAGCAGACGAACTGATGACGATGCTTAAGTATAAACTTCAACAGCTTGGTATCGAGACGTATGACGAACATACACACAAAGGTATGCTACGTCATGTAATCATTAGAAAAGCACGTCAGACGGGTCAAGTGATGGTTGTACTCGTGACGCGACATAAAAAATTCCCGCAAAAAGACGCAGTAGTCGAATTAATTCAGCAACAATTACCGAATGTGACGTCCATTATGCAAAATGTGAATACAGCGAATACGAATGTCATCATGGGCAATGAAATGGTCCATCTATATGGTACGGATGTCATCATTGATCGGATTGGAGAGACTGAATTCGAAATTTCAGCACGTTCTTTCTATCAAATAAATCCCGTTCAAACGGAAGTGTTGTATCAACAGGCACTTGATTACGCGAACCTAACTGGAAATGAAACAGTAGTGGATGCGTATTGTGGAATAGGAACGATTTCATTGTTCTTGGCTAAGCAAGCGAAGGAAGTATACGGAGTTGAAATAGTACCACAGGCGATAGAAGATGCAAAGCGTAATGCGGAACTAAATGGTATTACCAATACACATTTTGAAGCAGGCCCAGCAGAAGAGATTATTCCAAAGTGGTACGCGCAAGGTAAGCAGTTTGATGTATTAGTCGTCGATCCGCCACGTAAAGGGTGCGATGAAAAATTGTTAGAAACCATTTTAACTTATAAACCAAAAAAGATTGTGTATGTGTCTTGTAATCCAGGAACATTGGCGCGAGATTTACGCATTCTTGAGGATGGGGGCTATCGCACGAAGGAAGTTCAGCCGGTAGATATGTTTCCTCATAGTAGTCATGTGGAGACAGTCGCTTTGATAGAGTTGAAATAA
- a CDS encoding diacylglycerol kinase: protein MKRARIIYNPTAGREVFRKHLAEVLEKLENAGYETSAHATTCEGDATAAARDAVRRGFDVIIAAGGDGTLNEVVEGVGHFDKRPKIGLIPMGTTNDFARALRIPREIDDAVDIICQGDSIPVDVGLMNDRYFINIAGGGRMTELTYEVPSRLKTVIGQLAYYLKGIEMLPSIHSSHLRIEYDGNVFDEEAMMFLIGLTNSVGGFEKLAPNSSINDGYFTLLILKKCNIAEFIRVVTLASRGEHLDDPLVVSAKAEKIVVTSKDEVLLNLDGEYGGVLPATFQNLYQHVEMFVPLHKLRPQDQVNQIK from the coding sequence ATGAAACGTGCACGCATTATTTATAATCCTACTGCAGGAAGAGAAGTCTTCCGTAAACATTTAGCAGAAGTCCTCGAAAAATTGGAGAATGCGGGCTATGAAACATCCGCTCACGCTACAACTTGCGAGGGTGATGCAACAGCGGCAGCGAGAGACGCGGTTCGCAGAGGATTCGATGTTATTATTGCTGCAGGTGGCGATGGTACGCTCAATGAAGTAGTTGAAGGTGTCGGACATTTTGATAAACGTCCAAAAATCGGTTTGATTCCTATGGGAACAACGAATGATTTCGCAAGAGCGTTGCGTATTCCGAGAGAAATCGATGATGCTGTAGATATTATTTGCCAAGGAGATTCGATACCGGTCGATGTAGGGTTAATGAATGATCGCTACTTTATTAATATAGCCGGTGGCGGCCGCATGACGGAATTGACATATGAAGTTCCAAGCCGTTTAAAAACAGTAATTGGTCAGTTGGCTTATTACTTAAAAGGAATTGAAATGTTGCCTTCTATACATTCCAGTCATCTTCGTATTGAGTACGATGGAAATGTATTTGATGAAGAAGCTATGATGTTTTTGATTGGCTTGACTAACTCGGTTGGCGGATTTGAGAAATTAGCACCTAACTCCAGTATTAACGATGGATATTTCACATTGCTTATTTTAAAGAAATGCAATATTGCAGAATTTATTCGTGTGGTCACATTAGCTTCTCGTGGAGAACATTTGGATGATCCTTTAGTTGTTTCAGCGAAGGCAGAAAAAATTGTGGTGACTTCCAAAGACGAAGTGTTATTGAACTTGGATGGAGAATACGGCGGCGTGTTGCCGGCTACTTTCCAAAATTTATATCAACATGTCGAAATGTTCGTACCGTTACACAAATTACGTCCGCAGGATCAAGTGAACCAAATCAAATAA
- a CDS encoding Na+/H+ antiporter NhaC family protein: MDHMGILSLIPPIVAVVLAIISKNVIIALFSGVFIGVLLLVGGNPLTATTSTIGDYIFPQLTDGYNAAVLVLLFFIGGFVALMEKSGGGAALATSSAKFFTTRARAQLGAWFGGIIIFFSDLGTPLIVGPVFEKIFDKAKISREKLAWIIDSTSSPVAVLIPFIGWGVYIMGLIRAEFDKLNITDSEFSTLVAVIPFQFYAILAVLLVPVIALTKLDFGPMAKAERRVRETGQLYWAESKPLRKPEVTNEYTTGSRAILVWLPLLVLFITLFGLLVSYGFPFEPVPGGDFRVSLSTAYLFAAITIVLLMLIFKVKKFGETVDIYTTGMQKMVYVATTLVLAWALGQVIGEMGTANYIVEMMKGNIPAFIIPAILFVVGAIMAIASGTSWGTFAIMLPIAIPMAVALDAHLLVCIGAVLSGGIFGDHCSPISDTTILSSTGAGADHIDHVKTQFPYALLNAVAAFIGFVVAGITGSVYTIFLSVAIIIVVAWILSRRQEKSLTS; encoded by the coding sequence ATGGACCATATGGGAATACTTTCGCTTATACCACCGATCGTCGCGGTTGTCTTAGCGATCATCTCGAAGAATGTCATCATTGCTTTATTCTCAGGTGTCTTTATTGGTGTGCTTCTCCTCGTTGGCGGTAATCCGCTAACCGCTACTACTTCTACGATAGGAGATTATATATTTCCTCAATTAACTGACGGTTATAATGCAGCTGTATTAGTTCTTCTATTTTTTATTGGAGGATTTGTTGCGCTAATGGAAAAATCCGGTGGCGGTGCAGCACTTGCCACATCTTCAGCAAAGTTTTTTACTACTCGGGCTAGAGCGCAACTGGGCGCATGGTTCGGTGGGATTATTATCTTCTTTTCAGACTTGGGAACACCTTTGATTGTGGGGCCGGTTTTTGAAAAGATTTTTGATAAAGCCAAGATTTCACGTGAAAAACTTGCGTGGATTATTGATTCTACTTCTTCACCGGTAGCAGTTTTAATCCCGTTTATTGGGTGGGGCGTTTATATTATGGGATTAATTCGTGCGGAATTCGACAAGCTTAATATTACTGATTCTGAATTCAGTACACTTGTTGCAGTGATCCCATTTCAATTCTATGCCATATTAGCTGTTCTTTTAGTCCCGGTGATAGCCCTAACGAAACTCGATTTTGGACCGATGGCGAAAGCAGAGCGGCGCGTACGTGAAACAGGTCAGTTATATTGGGCTGAATCAAAGCCTTTGCGTAAACCGGAAGTTACCAATGAATATACGACTGGGAGCCGCGCAATCTTAGTGTGGCTACCACTACTAGTTCTATTTATTACTTTATTCGGTTTGCTTGTTTCTTACGGATTTCCGTTCGAACCGGTACCAGGTGGAGATTTCCGTGTGTCACTTAGTACGGCCTATTTATTTGCCGCCATCACAATTGTATTGCTGATGCTGATTTTTAAAGTCAAAAAGTTTGGCGAAACTGTTGATATTTATACAACGGGCATGCAAAAAATGGTCTATGTCGCGACAACGCTTGTGCTAGCATGGGCACTTGGCCAAGTCATTGGTGAAATGGGTACGGCAAATTATATCGTAGAAATGATGAAAGGAAATATTCCAGCCTTTATCATACCTGCAATATTATTTGTTGTAGGTGCCATCATGGCAATTGCATCTGGTACTTCATGGGGTACATTTGCCATCATGCTTCCGATTGCTATTCCAATGGCAGTTGCATTAGATGCACATCTGCTCGTTTGTATTGGAGCAGTGTTATCAGGAGGGATTTTTGGAGATCACTGTTCTCCGATTTCCGACACAACCATCTTATCCTCAACCGGTGCTGGCGCAGACCACATCGATCACGTTAAAACACAATTCCCTTATGCTTTATTGAATGCTGTTGCTGCATTCATTGGATTTGTAGTAGCAGGGATAACAGGTAGTGTATATACAATTTTCTTATCGGTTGCGATTATTATTGTTGTAGCATGGATATTATCCAGGAGACAGGAAAAAAGTTTAACTAGTTAA
- a CDS encoding cytochrome ubiquinol oxidase subunit I, whose protein sequence is MDSVFYSRILTELTLSFHIIYATIGVGVPLMIMLAQWVGIKKNDEHYILLARRWARGFVITVAVGVVTGTAIGLQLSLLWPNFMELAGNVIALPLFMETFAFFFEAIFLGIYLYTWDRFENQKKHFLLLIPVALGASFSAVFITIVNAFMNAPQGFNLVNGELINVNPLVAMFNPAMPTKVAHVVGTAYMTSAFLLAAIAAFRLLRGSNHVYHKKALYLTLKVGFIFSVSAALIGDLSGKYLAEYQPEKLAAAEWHFETEENAPLILYGVLDDGEVKYAIKIPYALSILAHGSPSAEVIGLDQFPEEDIPPLYIHYLFDIMVTIGMLLMALSAIYWIGMWRKWSFVKSRLFRWLIVIGGPLVFISLEAGWWLAEVGRQPWILRNIMRTAEGATTSGQVPTMLVLFALLYLVLGIGSVVVLRRMFIRNPVEQEILDRQQEKGGDIR, encoded by the coding sequence GTGGATTCAGTTTTTTATTCTAGAATATTGACAGAACTAACTTTATCGTTTCATATTATCTATGCAACCATTGGCGTTGGTGTCCCACTCATGATCATGCTAGCCCAATGGGTGGGTATCAAGAAAAATGATGAGCATTATATCTTACTGGCTAGACGTTGGGCACGTGGTTTTGTCATCACCGTAGCCGTAGGGGTAGTGACAGGGACAGCAATTGGTTTGCAACTTTCCTTATTATGGCCGAACTTTATGGAGCTTGCGGGAAATGTGATTGCTTTACCATTATTCATGGAGACGTTCGCTTTCTTTTTTGAAGCAATTTTCCTCGGCATTTACCTATATACATGGGATCGTTTTGAAAATCAAAAGAAACATTTTCTACTCCTTATTCCAGTCGCGCTTGGAGCTTCATTCTCTGCAGTATTCATAACCATTGTAAATGCCTTCATGAATGCACCACAAGGCTTTAACTTAGTGAATGGTGAATTAATTAACGTCAATCCTCTTGTAGCAATGTTCAACCCTGCCATGCCCACAAAAGTCGCGCATGTGGTCGGGACAGCTTATATGACATCTGCCTTTTTATTGGCTGCTATTGCAGCATTCCGTTTGTTGCGTGGTTCGAATCACGTCTATCATAAAAAAGCTCTATATCTTACTTTGAAAGTGGGATTCATTTTTAGTGTGAGTGCAGCGCTGATTGGGGATTTGTCAGGTAAATATTTGGCCGAGTATCAACCTGAAAAGTTGGCGGCTGCTGAATGGCATTTTGAGACGGAAGAAAACGCCCCGTTAATACTGTATGGTGTGCTGGACGACGGGGAAGTTAAATACGCCATTAAAATACCATATGCGCTTTCTATCTTGGCCCACGGTTCACCAAGTGCTGAAGTCATCGGATTAGATCAATTTCCCGAAGAAGATATACCTCCACTATACATCCATTATCTCTTTGATATTATGGTAACGATTGGAATGCTGTTAATGGCATTGTCGGCTATATACTGGATTGGTATGTGGCGAAAATGGTCATTTGTCAAGTCTCGCTTATTCCGTTGGCTAATTGTTATAGGAGGACCACTCGTTTTCATTTCACTCGAAGCGGGTTGGTGGTTAGCGGAAGTGGGACGTCAGCCGTGGATATTACGTAATATTATGCGTACTGCTGAAGGTGCAACAACTAGTGGGCAAGTACCGACTATGCTTGTACTTTTTGCGCTTCTCTACTTGGTTCTCGGTATCGGTAGTGTGGTTGTATTAAGGAGAATGTTCATCCGGAATCCGGTAGAACAAGAAATCTTAGATCGGCAGCAGGAGAAAGGCGGTGACATCCGATGA
- the cydS gene encoding cytochrome bd oxidase small subunit CydS, with amino-acid sequence MNEFLIFYAPFLVIIAGIVLSFFVVLKDDAVTRNEYKNSKETDV; translated from the coding sequence ATGAATGAATTTTTGATTTTCTATGCGCCTTTTCTAGTCATCATCGCGGGTATCGTTTTATCGTTCTTTGTTGTCTTGAAAGACGATGCAGTGACAAGAAATGAGTATAAAAACAGTAAAGAAACAGACGTGTGA
- a CDS encoding bile acid:sodium symporter family protein translates to MFSSLNIFLQRWIAILTPLSLVFGVLFHQVGEQLLFIVSWLFAFMTFVGSLGMNVKEVRMVRKYPAVVLASITFLHIVMPAWAYFLSIIFFDDHLLTVGFVLAVAIPTGVTSVIWVTISKGNLPLCLSIILIDTLLAPIILPAILYFVVGESVTIDTMSLILNLLWMIVLPTILGITLNELSKGSIQKKWGPRLAPFSKLSLFAIIAINGSAVAPYVQKVSFELAGVIALVLFIALTGYASALWIAHVLWKDPVIATTFMFVGGMRNIATGVVIATTFFPAKVVMPIVFGMLFQQVLASVYNKVANWYGRHHFGINEGV, encoded by the coding sequence ATGTTTAGTAGTTTGAATATCTTTTTACAACGATGGATTGCCATCTTAACGCCTCTTAGCTTAGTGTTCGGTGTATTGTTTCATCAGGTAGGGGAGCAGTTATTATTTATCGTCTCTTGGTTGTTTGCGTTTATGACGTTCGTAGGCAGTCTAGGTATGAATGTCAAAGAAGTGCGTATGGTAAGGAAGTATCCCGCCGTAGTACTCGCAAGTATCACCTTTCTGCATATAGTAATGCCTGCGTGGGCTTACTTTTTATCCATAATCTTTTTTGATGACCATTTATTAACGGTAGGCTTTGTGTTGGCGGTAGCTATTCCAACAGGTGTTACGAGTGTGATTTGGGTAACGATCTCGAAAGGTAATCTACCTTTATGCTTATCTATTATATTAATTGATACATTACTAGCACCCATCATTTTACCAGCTATTCTATATTTCGTCGTAGGAGAAAGTGTAACAATTGATACGATGTCACTGATACTTAATTTACTTTGGATGATTGTACTACCAACCATACTAGGTATCACGTTAAATGAACTATCAAAGGGAAGCATTCAGAAGAAATGGGGACCTCGTTTAGCTCCATTCTCTAAACTAAGTCTGTTTGCGATTATAGCGATCAATGGTAGTGCGGTAGCGCCTTATGTTCAGAAGGTTTCTTTTGAACTTGCCGGCGTTATTGCCCTAGTACTGTTCATAGCGTTAACGGGCTATGCAAGTGCTTTATGGATCGCGCATGTACTATGGAAAGATCCAGTGATTGCTACTACATTCATGTTTGTGGGAGGCATGCGAAATATTGCAACAGGTGTTGTCATTGCGACAACGTTCTTCCCAGCGAAAGTCGTCATGCCGATTGTTTTCGGTATGCTATTCCAGCAAGTACTTGCCTCTGTATACAATAAGGTAGCGAATTGGTATGGAAGACATCATTTCGGGATCAATGAAGGGGTATAA